Genomic segment of Helicobacter enhydrae:
CCACCTCATCATCATCAAGATAAGCCTCCATTGCACTCCTAATCTTGGGCAAATCCTCCTGATGCAACACCTCATCAGCCTCCAGATAAAACGCCCAATCCCCACTGCATTGGAATTGTGCGATCATCTTTTGCTGTCCATACACATAGCCTTTGGCAGTCATATTTTCACACCAAACCGATGTGATGATTTTGATTTTGCTATGCTCTTGGGCGAGTTTTTGGATTTGCTCCAAAGTGTCATCTTCACCCCCCCCCACATTCACGATAAACTCATCGACCAAAGGCAAAATAGAAAGGATGGATTGGATATAGGGATAGCCCAAAATACTTCCGTTTTTGATAAAAGTGAAACCACTGATTCTCATCGCTACGCCCTAATATCTAGCAAATGTTCTGATGAAGCCGCCTCTTGCTCTTCTTGCTGTTGTGGCGACTCTTGCCTGTCTTGTTGTTGGGATTGGTTTTGAGAATCTGCATCCGGATTGATTGCCTCGTTTTCCTCAAGTTTCCTCACCTCTGCGACTGCATCGAGCTTGTTTTGGAAGTCTTGCATATTGGCAAGATTTGCAATATCTGCCCGATGTTGATTGGCAGATTGCACACTTGAGCTCACTTGTGCGTTTTGGTTGATATAAGTAAGATTTCCGATTCCTGTAACTGACATAAATCCTCCTCAAACCCTTAGGCTTTTTTGTTTGGCATAGACCACATTGGACCCTTCAACGATTTTCACAAACTTGCGTTTTGTATAATCGACCACAATATTTTTATCCAAAATCCCATTTAATCCTGCCAAAATCTTGGCACTCTGAGCAATCACCTCTTCACGCACGGCTTGTTTCCCACAATGGATAATCATATGAGAGGATGGGATCCCCTGCAAATGCAGCCACAGATCCTCTCCTTTGGCGTCTTGCAATAGCTTGATGTTTTCTTTGGCATTGCGTCCCATCGACACCTTGAACGCGTCCAAAAAAAAGCTCTCATAGTCTTTTTTGCCCTCTTTTTTTCTTTTGGAAGTTTTGGTTTCAAAGATACGCAACGCCTCATAGCTCTCTGCCCGATCGATAAATGCAAGTTTTTTGAGCAAAAAATCCATTTTGCCCTTGAGGCTTTCTTGTTGCAAATGCAAGTTTTGCAATCGCTTCTTTGCCTTTTTGCTTTGGGCAAAAAAGTAATTTGCCCCTTGAGCATAGGCATACACCTTGGATGGAAACGCGATTTCCACACACTCCCCACTCTCCATATCTTGCAAATTGATTGTTGATTCAAAATGCCCTAGCTTGTGCAAATGTGCCAAAATCAAACTCCCCCATTTCTGCATTTTGTCTGCCTCTTGTTGTAATTCCTCTTCTTGGGGCAAGGCACACAACATCTCTTGGGTTTGCTCGTATTTTTTTTGCACAGCAAGTTTGAGATTGGCTTTTTGGGTCGAGATTTTTTGGGCATTGCGTTGCTCACACACTTCTCCAAGCCTATCTCTTAGCCCCTCCAATGGCTCTGCCTCACTGCACACACATTCTTGAGGTTGGGGCAATGGGACAAAAGGGGCTTTGGGACGGATCACACGCACACCTTGAGTGATATGGTGCAAACAATCCACAATCCTATAAGCACTATCGCACAAAATCACATTGGTATAACGCCCCGTGCATTCAAAATGCAAATACATCTTCTCCTGCTTATAGGGCAACACATACCAAAACTCAAACACCAAAATCCGATTGTTCCCATCCACAGAAACACGCTCTATCTTGGATCTAGAGCAATAACGCAAAAGTGCCAAATCAAACGCCGACTGATAGACATTCCCCAAAATCTTCGCCTCACTCACAAAGATCGCACTTCTCCCCCTTGTCATATCCAAATAAAAAGTATCAAAATCCAAACACAGACAAAACAGATTTTCCTCGACACGACGCAAAGAATACATCTGCTGATAGCCCCCAAACATCTGTGCGATTGCTTTAAGCCTTGAGAGTTTCACTCCCTAACCCCCAGCTTCATTTTGGCAAAATCTAGTGCCTCTTGGCTGAGCTTTGATCCACTAATCATTCTAGCGATCTCATACACGCGTCCCTGATCATCTAGAGCCGCCATCACGCTCCCCTGCTCCGTCTTTTGCACGACAAAATGCCTATCAGCCAGTGCAGGTAAGTGGGGCTGATGAGAGATAGCAAAAATCTGATATTGCTTAGAGAGCTTTTGCAACACCTTTGCCACTCCCTCACTCTCCTCGCCACTCAGATTGGCATCAATCTCATCAAGCAACAGCACCCCCTGCGTATTGGAGAGTGCCAAAACCGCCAAACGCAAACGATTGTATTCACCAGAGCTCAATTTCTCACAGCCACAATCATTGAGCACGATTTCAAGTGCATCAAGCCCCAAAGGATGCAACTCCACT
This window contains:
- a CDS encoding NFACT family protein, with translation MKLSRLKAIAQMFGGYQQMYSLRRVEENLFCLCLDFDTFYLDMTRGRSAIFVSEAKILGNVYQSAFDLALLRYCSRSKIERVSVDGNNRILVFEFWYVLPYKQEKMYLHFECTGRYTNVILCDSAYRIVDCLHHITQGVRVIRPKAPFVPLPQPQECVCSEAEPLEGLRDRLGEVCEQRNAQKISTQKANLKLAVQKKYEQTQEMLCALPQEEELQQEADKMQKWGSLILAHLHKLGHFESTINLQDMESGECVEIAFPSKVYAYAQGANYFFAQSKKAKKRLQNLHLQQESLKGKMDFLLKKLAFIDRAESYEALRIFETKTSKRKKEGKKDYESFFLDAFKVSMGRNAKENIKLLQDAKGEDLWLHLQGIPSSHMIIHCGKQAVREEVIAQSAKILAGLNGILDKNIVVDYTKRKFVKIVEGSNVVYAKQKSLRV